CTGCCGTTATTTTGAGTTCTAGTGGGGATGCCAATTCTTTAGAGAGATATATGGGACATAATTGATACATCGAATACATCTCCAGACTCGTGTGTTAGCGATGTCAAGGTGGGTGTTGATTGTGATCCGATTCAGAGAGATTCGACTACACATGATCACTCAGATGCACTTGTTCTACCTTCTGCTCATGTTGATCCAGTTTATGATGAGCCGTACCAGGACCAGAGCCGTACAATCCTGAATTGTTCATCATTTGTTTTAAGCTTAGAATTGATAGCTCCACTTTATTACAAGATGGTAGAAGCACATGAAGCATTTTGTTTGCAATGAGACATCATGAAGcttatgatgcaaagaagaagaagtttggACCATAAGATACTGAAGAAGCACTAAACCGTTTGAGGTATACTTTGGCTTGAGGCAGATTTGGGATGAAACACCCAGAGCAAAACATTTACGTGGCCAATGTTCAGAGAATTACATGAAGGATTTGTTAGCAAGCTATTTGGAGATGAACGCGATGAGTTGTTACTCGAGAGTCAAGAATTACTTCAGAGAGGTGAGATCGAGTTGGACAGATCTCAAGAGTTTAAGAAGTAGAGTTTTCTACACAAGATATGGGACCGATTGAAGATTCAGTTTACGGAGTTGGTACAGTGGGATGTTTCCGCCAGAAGGTTCAGGTCGAGTTAATCATATACAACAATTTCAGCATCGAGATATGTTGTCGAGTGAATTTCATTCATCGATTATGGTTTGAAGAATAAGCCAAAGATCATACGGAAAATCTTTGGGAACTTAGCCAAgaattttggagtagataaaAGACCATGGAGTTTCAAACCTTCGAGGAGATGTTAGAGTATGACGTGAATGTTAAAGAAGCTATTATtgctgaagaagttatccaaatCATGCATACTGTCTATTTTCCAACCGGTGCAAATCAAAGGTCAGTTTCAAGCACTGAGTTAAGTAAGTCGTTGGGGATGATTTTTGGTGTACATTTCATCGGATCaagatcgaggaccttgagccgTTATGGTTGTGACTCGAAAGGATAGAATGGTCGTGATTGTCAAAGTGTGGGAAATCCTGGAACGCTTTCATCATTCGCGCTTTGGTGGTTCTTGTGAAGAGTTAGGATTTTAGGTGACCCTTCCTCATGAAGTTACCCGATCTACGTTATCTATACCTAAGATAACACTTGTTGAACTTGTCCGCTTTTCCTTACCGTTAGTCCACATCCAAGTGTTAGGCTATCTGGGTAGAGCCTACACTTTATAGTTGACTGGACCGTCAAAACCCCTGAAAGGTCcaatcacaggtttgcttcttatcccattgtgtgttgtgtgcatttttaaaattttatgaatgattgaaattaaaaaaaaaatgtgaattgTGATCAAGATGTCGTAAGAGACCTTGCCTATGGATGGAATTTTCCGTCCATATTGTGTTTGATTCGGGAACCACACGTAGTTGTAGTTCCCGAGTAGTGTCATAGTTGTAAGTAGGATTCACTTTAGTGAATTCAGTACCCGTTCTTATTCTTGGAAGTACTGACTGCCAGTTAAAATTTGTGGTATGCCTTTCCCCATTCCTTGGTACTTCCGTTAGAGCGGTATGTTTCTATCTAGAATgagattggctatctagttaccAAGCTCAATTAGGATATTAAGGAAAGAAGTCTTTTGAAGAGGACCAGTTATTGTTGGCCTACAATGGTATACTACTAAGTGTTCGAGTATCACTCAAATCAGTCTGGCGTGTTGAAGAACTTTTGGGAAAAGGTGAAGAAGTGTACTCTAGTAACTTGATCGTTTAAAAAGTAGAAGATGAAAAGGAGCAGAGTAGAAGACAGTCTGATAATCAGGGAAGATGAAGATGTGTTTAAGGCATTGAAAGGATGGTCGACATCTAAAAAAAGTAACATGTTCAGTATTCTTGTTGAACATGAATTCACTGCACTAGCCTAGGGATTTCACCGAGGGGTTCTTGTCGAGTTCTAGTAGTAGTTAGAAGATTATGAAGAGCATTTCAGATAGATAAGAAGTGTAAAGAATACTGTAAGTGAAATTATTCTTGGAATGGGTGAGTGTGTTTATTTGAGAGTAGCACCCCTGGTCTGAATCATATTGGTGTGATtgatcgtgcatgttcttgtttgattgttgcacggttaATCAAGTTAACATTGACTAGACTGGAGATGTTACATTCACGTATGGCACATCACCTCACGTTCCAAATTTCATGTTGTTGTTATGGGGGAGAGCCAGATAGAAAAGGTTGAGAAGTAATAGTCTACAGATACAAGATTGTTAGAAAAAGTATGCAGACCGAAGTTGACAAGAATTGTGCAGAGtaaagaatttggttatcttgAAAGTGGCTGCTCAGAAAAGAAAGGATCGATTGGGGGAATCAAGGGATCGACCATGAGTTGTTTTGATATGGGCAGATTAAGATAAGGTTAGATCTAATATCCAGAACTCCTTTCAGAGACTGTTCAGTAAAGAGTGTACAGCTACGTTTttagaattcggggacgaattcttttgaggggggaagaatgtaataactctcacgagcagatagaattttggtcgagaaaattctttaagatcagtttgaagattgatcgatcagaatttaaataaaaatcgacacagtgaattaatctctcgacgggctgtcttttggtcgaaaaaacatctcttgatggttctggtcgagtgttaattattattgtcgGTTTTTATTCATGCTAGGcgagtttattcagagcaggacgagattcgaatgatgaaaaatatttagtcgaaacagtccgaaaaatatcgacaaaactcttaaaattatttctgaacacTCACATGCCTTGCACTTTCTAGCCTACTTGTTTTctcagtaattaggtcacatgacaTGCACCTAGTTGCTTACCTGCTTGCTTattagaagtcacatgctggtcacaagctaTTTGTTTCAACTGCTTGCAGCTTTCTTCTTGTAAGGGAAAGGTGAGCTGCTTGTGCTGAAGCTGGTTGCCACATGTTTCTCCAAACTACCACTTTGTGTAAAGACAAAACCCTGAGCTGAAGCAACCCCATATGGTATAAaacatcttcttctctcttctggaCGTCCTGTTACTgcaagaaaaacagagaaaattcagagagaaagagagaaagaaaagagaaaaatctgtgagaaaaattagttgaaaaattcagaaaacaaTCAGGGAAGAAAAGTGAGATTGGACGaccctttctcaccatcctgtgactttatcCAGTGTGTTCTGGTGTGGTTAAGAGCTGAAAGTTTGGTGTCCAAGAGTTTAGAATCATCCAAGTTCTTTAGCATTGGATTTTATCGGTAAGAACATATGGGTTTGATGAGATCAGTTTTGCTTGAGCTTCAGTTCTTGTTAGGTAACCAAAACGATTTGGTCTGTTTCTGATCTTGAACCTATCATGGGTATCTTGTCCTGATCAGGTTAGACGTGTGTTCAGATTGAAGTTTATATCAACCAAGTTCATCTTAAAGCTTGAGGAAATCGGTAAGCCATAGCTACTAGTTCAGAGAAGTTTTGTTTGGAACAAGTGGAATGATTTGTTAAGCTTCCTGTCTAGACTAGTTTTTAAACCtgtatgtggattgatcttGGTTCAGTTATGTcccttagatatttttttaaaggcttAGCTGAACTGAATTATCcttgaaccgaactgaactGCTTTGAACTAAACTGAGTAGAGTTTCTGTTGGAATAAACCTGACTGATTTTGTATCCACACATTCTGAATCAGGAGTGAAATGGAGTGTTATTAGTTGAGCTCGAGTCTTGTCTTCCCTAGCAAATCTCATGGaatcaaaggtgagtctagatagatgattgtTGAGTAGTGAATGAATATTTCCTGATTGAGCGTATtgattgtagatgattgataggctttgtctctAGATCAATATTGAATTGGTAAGGTGTTTAGttagtgtaaacacttattaaatatttatgaatgatcatagaggtttattccaaaccttaatacttgttctcaagtactaatacatatgtatagtattaaGTATAATTAAGTATGGAAGTATTAATCATGTGAAGTCCTATTATAAACATGTCTTCCAAAATATTCCCGTATGAATGATGATTACCGTGAATTAATCCCGCGATATGGAACAAggtcacgaagacacgatgatggggtcgcaccctggaggccgtgtaactgcatgcagtgttagatgttcaatttttgaatatctgatggcgatgatggtgatgctaactcgcTAGACTCGTTTAACCTttgtggtttctcgggtctggtatatatatatatataaatatgattatatgaatGATATGAGAAACGGAAATAGAAAGTGAGTTATATGATTAGATTCACAATGATGGAAGAATAttccttatatataaatatccagatatgaaatatatttccactgcatacaaatgaagttgattgcttgagatattattaatatatgttggggtgcgggactaggttcactgagtaaactagttactcatgactcatttgtgataCAGGTAACCAATAGGTgggagaccttactctaggacAGGAAGGAGcatcattagccagcggtagttttattatccttgcaaagtcattttgatatatcttatgaaTCAGATTTGTaaaccgaaaacctcgaggttaatttataacaaattttgtaagatgattttgaatgatatataaataatgctTTTTTAaaagtccttgtccggacgaactaactatcgggtatTGCTTTTTCGgattgaaaagcctagagtgatatctgataggagcgttggtgttctttggttgtttgTCTAAGGCGATCAGAAGTATTCAGAGAACCTcggatcgaccatcgaggaacatcgaccgtgtcatttccggtcatctacgatcggggTGTCACAAGTGTCGGTTTGCCTTGGCTGTTgacgatttgttctttctaaccttgctagctcctggttgGTAAGTGTAACCAATTGtccttgtgcgtttctccgagtatgtctacttgTCATGCACCTGAAACATTAGTTACAACAAAAAAGGATAGagcaagttagaggtcttagactaaataaataaccaaaacataaaggtaaaaagatggtccccggcaacggcgccaaattgatattacgtgtatacgcacaccaattaacctaatgtgcacactaccacaatcgaatggtatgtcgatgtagcactttaggatcgaatccacagagaccaacgattacactttatctttatgggatcaatacttCGCTAAAACAATGATGGGTTTTGAGATTAAGGtttcgtaacaagcaagtaataagattaattaaagatttcagatgattaaaatgctagcctagggtggtttggtctgatgttaaacaagtgtgagccaaacaattattcaagttcgatTAAAGACCattctagaactcggatcacttaAGATAGATCAGCCCACTCTCATGGTGCCTCACCTTTTGTCAATCGATCTCAGTACCTAAACTGTCGTTTGGACTGAGATGCGATGACAAACAttaagatcaagtccgatatgttcacaaaacaacctaacatctactttcgctggttagggatATGATGCTCATTCGagttatgtctagcaacctataacacttttgatgaatagattaaacctagaatcaggcactaagtggttaattttatgcaagccttaagaacaacagtgaataaagacaatcgatttataacttatttatgtcaagctcacagatctaacaccctaacaccctagactgcgcaagctgactactcagccatgaagcaagaaaacacagagacagagatataaagcaacatgaaatatgactgaaataaagtaaaagggttcagggggttcttctctaaatcgagagagatggtcttctccctttacaaagtagCAAAATCTCAAGTCTCCAACTCTAAGGTCTGGTTTCTTCTCAAAGAAAAAGCGTATaatgtaaaaagaaagagaaaatatgatatatcaaagccacaggcggctgaGAGAGAAAAAtgggataattagggcaaatcccgtaatgacttgtagtttccttaaaaatccaTGCCGCTGGAACATGCACTCGGAGCAACCCGCTCTATCCagaacagtcactcgggttgctccgctatccggaacagtcatcaagactgttctgcgtgaaaatcaccaaattgcattgttttctgcctcttttgttccagctggtccatctcccatccaacgcaactccagacctgtaatgactcgaaaaagactaggaagactcgataaagacttgaaaccaattgaaaagcatatatacaaaatgtataaaacaccatatatcaattatacgacttgtttgatacgaatcgagcatctctccagagataatttttaagccaactggaagtgctagagcaaaatttcgggtttcttttatagtgCTATTATTCTTGTGTCGGATttacgagagtcatcttcgtgagatggctatgtttGTTTAGGACGTTCAAGAGTTCGATGCGATCAGCACCAGACTTGGCGGCAGATGTCGCCATTTGAGTTTTTGCGCAAAATATGTATTTGGCTGAGGCGTTTAAATTGTTCATTGTTTTTCGTGACGAAGGTTTCGTTTTGTCTGCCGGGGAAAAACAACTCTTAAGGCattttttgcgacgtctcgtgATGCCAAAGGTTGATTTTCCCTAACGACTGGTTTATTTTCAAGGACCTGAAAATAATTTGCGGATGAAAATGTTCCGCTTGGTTAAAATGTGTCAGAAACATTGAGGGCGTGGTCAGATGTTTTTGaatttgagagtatacgagtatacgtatccactcccccccccctttttagtgtggggggacagctgaatttgcctttcgtcaaactgcctacgtactccttatcgagatcaagccgtctcgtagtttgGCAGTTGCGAggtggtttgtttagtgatagtatttttttagatgCATTGCGTTCCAGGTTCTCGGAATTTTTacgccttgcatgttggctatttcgtaggagccTGGTCGAACGACCTTTTTCGATCTTTTAGGGTCCTTCTCAGTTCGCTCtaagttttcccgcgtttcgtttatcggtgttttggaagactttgcgaaggaccaaaTCCCCTTCGTTGAATTTAcaattccgtacgttggaattataataCTTTGCGGCTGCGTGTTGTTAATTTTGGATTCGACTGAGTGCTCGATCttggcgctcgttaatgagTTCGAGATCATCTAAGAGCATGGCGTCATTAAGCTCTTCTCGTTCCGGTAGCAATCTTCTTCGAACACTGGGGAACTTGACTTCTGCGGAAATCATGCATTCCGTTTCGTATACCGGAGCAAAAGGCATTTCTCCCCTTCCTCGCCTTCGGGTGGTGCGatgggaccagaggactccctcgagttcgtcggtcCACCTTCCTTTTTTAGCCTTTAGGTGTTTCTtaagtccgtcgagaatggacTTATTGATTGTTTCAGCTTGTCCATTGCATTGTGGATACCTGGGCGTCGACTTGTttagtcgtatcttccatttttcgtaGAATGCCTCGAACCGGTTGGAGATAAACGGagatccgttatcggttacgatctcATAAgaaactccatgcctacagatgatgtgtttccatacgaaattttcgacttggacatcttttttACTTGCGTAtgaatctgcctctacccattttgagaaatcggtgaggactaagaggaaacgcttttgctttgaattgtgCAGAGGTccgacgatgtccatggcccaACGCATGAAGGGATAGGGtgatgtgatggaggaaagaacttcggctggttgtcggatAGTTGGAGCCTGCCATTggcattttttgcatttttgcaCGAATTTCTCccaatctccgatcatcgttggccagtagtatccatggcgtttgattttcactgcTAGCGATCTTCCACCGGAATGGTTTCCGCAGGACCCAGAATGTACTTCCTCCATCACTTTTCTCGTTTTTTCTCCTTCCAGACACGTCATGactggtccggagaatctccatttgtaaattttacCATCGACCGTTACGTAACGCGCAGCCTGCGTTCGGACTTTGCGGGCCGCCCTTTTTTCGGTAAGTAGCTTTCCGTCGGTGATGTAGGCTCGAATCGTCTGTAGCCATGGGGTATCGCAACCGTAATCGGATTGCTCTGATTCTGGTTGTATCGTAATTTCTTCTGCCTCGTCCTCTTGACCTTCTATTAGGTTGACGACGATTTGTGGTCCGATACTCgggtgttcgatgaactcgaccggaatcAATCTTTTAAGACCTGGGTCGGAACTTGACGCTAGGGCCGCGAGAGCATCTGCATGGACGTTTTCAGAACGAGGAATTCGCGTAAGAGCAAAACAGACAATATCTTGAACTAAattttggaccagtttgagatATGCGTCAATTCTTTTGTCCCgtgcttcatactctccgctaaAATGACTTGCCACTAGCTGGGAATCGCAGTAAGCATGGATATTGCGTATCTTCATGCCGTGAGCTAAACGCAGCCCCGCGATGAGTGCTTTGTACTCGGCCTCGTTGTTGGAGGCGTGAAATTCCAGCCTGAACAATTGTTCTAGGATCTCGTTGGTCGGAGATGTGAGGCGGATTCCGATGCCTGATCCTTGCTTGAATGAGGATCCATCGACGTgaaggagccaggtggaatttggttcctcattggttaCGGTCCCCATTGgtagttcgaccaagaagtccgcgagcacttgtgattttgtACTCGTTCTCAGAcggtactcgatatcgtactcGCTCAACTCAACTGCCCATTTGGCTAGTCGGCCTGActgactcgggctatgcagaatcgtcCGTAGGGGGAAggtcgtgaggatgacgatcgtgtgggattggaaatacgGTCTTAGCTTTTGGGCCGATGTCACGACCGtgcatgctaatttttccattagcgggTACCTGGAATCGGCATCCAGaaaggttttgcttatatagaaaataggtttctgtttgccgcgttcttccctgatcaggacgcCGCTCACAGCCGTTGCCGATACAGCGATGTATAAAAACAAAGGTTCCccctccacgggttttgcgaggactggaggagaaGCTAAGTATCGTTTCAGCTGCTGGAAAGCATTTTCGCATTCTTCCGTccattcaaaatttttatttcccCGTAGGACATTGTAGAAAGGCAAGCACTTGTTCGTCGACCGCGAAATgaatcggttaagtgctgcgacTCTACCGATCAGCTtctggacttcccgcttattcttaggtgaagccatctcgacCAATGCGTTGATCTGTTTGGGATTAGCTTCGATACCGCGGTATGTAACTAGGTAACCGAGGAATTCTCCTGATGCTACGACGAAtctgcattttgtcgggttgagcttcatgttattaGAATTTAGATGTgcgaaacattcctcgagatgtgatacgtgatcTTTTTCTTGGAAAGATTTGACGAGCATATcatcgatataaacctccattgttttaccgagttgttcggagaacatacggttcaagagtcgttggtaagttgcgccagcgtttttgaggccgaagggcattaccctgtAGCAATAAGTTCTGCGATcagtaatgaacgcagtctgttcgtgatcgtcgggattcatcataatttgattatagcctgagaaggcatccatgaaagacagaagtttGTTTCCTGCTGTTGCTTCTACCAGCCGATCAATGTGCGGTAGAGGGAAACTATCCTTTGGACAGGCTTTGTTTAGATCGGTGAAGTCCACGCAGACTCGCCATttcctgtttttctttttgactactacagggttggcgagccagtctggatatCTCACTTCTGTTATTGAgccgactttaagcaatttttcgacctcgtcgttTACCGCGGAAGCGCGTTCGGGTCCAAGCTTTCGTCGTTTTTGTTTGACTGGTTTGAAAGTCGGATTGATATTAaactcgtgacatgttatgttaatgtcgatccctGGCATATCCTTCGCAGCCCACGCCAAAAGTATTGAAATtctttttcagacaggttatgagttctgtcctCAAGGGCTCGTGGAGATTGACTCCGATCTAGACGCACCACTCCGGGAACGCTTCGTCGAGACACACTGTCACCACAGGTTCGCAAGTTGGTTCGCGTTTTTCCTCTAGGCCCGCGATGTTACGGGACTGCCAGAAGAGTTCCGCTCAATCCTGACTTCGCGAGTTTTTGTCAGAGACCTTTTTCTCCACTTTTCTAGGAGTGGTTTCGAGGTCTGGTcattttcgtttttgttctgcTGCGAAATACACCTGCGATACTCTCGGATTTCCCCATATTACATCAATTCCGTTAGAAGTTGGGAATTTGAGGCAAAGGTGGTATGTTGATGGGATTACACTCATGGCATTCAACCTTGgtgttcccatgataacgttgtaagatgcgggatggtcaacgactagaaactctgtgactcttgtcacggtCCCAGTTTTAACTGCGAGATTAATCAATCCGTAGGCTATGGTGGTTTCTCCCAAAAGTCCCAACAGTGGGCTAAGATGTCTCGAGATTTCAGATTGCTCGATCTCCATTTTTtcgagagtatctttgaagatgatatcaacCGAACTTCCAGTGTCGATTAACACCCTAGCGATGTCGATGTCGCGAATCGTTagctcgataacaaggagattgTTACGAGGTTTGGCATGATCGACCGCTGCTtcccccttgaatgagatgacgttcgcgcacgtcgagtcttgcatatcgtttctgatcgttgagtggcttttgcgggttagattgatccgtaccccccccttccttctagcgccaaactgtgggaaccgaaatttgaactgtcgatttccgtttaaattaggaaagtaggagaaacTTAGTTATCCTGAGGAcctggatatctgctaataccatacgccaaacaatcagaacatgagataacaacaacaaaatataaaaaatcgtaaaaagagagcaaaaagaaGTCTTATTCCAAATTTGCGTATGAGCATTTACatcaaggtataagcctgggctcgagagctgtcggtgagattcctacttctagcaaccctaagatggCTAAACCTAAGTGAGTCGCatctcgaaataacaaaaatgaaaaatcgtaagtgggcttcgagtcatgtcaTAGGTCTCTTTGGACCGTCTTTTGACTCGAAatgtttattacgacttctttcgataaaaatgaaCTTTCCAAGGTTTTTATCGCAAAGTTCGATTggtgacttcaaatgacgagaaacatgaaatgggtttgctacggtcttcaggagatagcattaaatggtagacgagaatgcatatATTCGCGTCGTATCGACGTtacggaagagctcggtcgctacgtagcgatcgaacAGAACGCGCGCTCGTTCgttacgtagcgatcgagcttggctcgagctcggtcgctacgtagcgaccgagtgggacacgcgctcagtcgctacgtagcgaccgagcttggctcgagctcggtcgctacgtagcaaccgagcttggttcgaacttggtcgctatgtagcgaccttaTTCGGGATTTtctccgatgtctcgtgtttttGCCGCAAAGCTCTTCGTAAGAACAAATATTTTCCGAAAGAGTATTTGTCGTAAAAAAATTCTCACTTTCTTCTTTGGATGTTTTGAGTGTTAACTTTgtcgcaaccgtttttgaccccgaCACTCTTCAAAATCGTCTCTACGTTTAAAGGCTTTCAAAGATGTTTGTCAATAATTAGCTTATAACTGGCGTCTACCTGATGACATTTTACTTCAATATTAAAGCACGTCTATTTTCGTAATTTGACCAAGTTGAAATTGTTTTCATTTCCAATGAGATTCCACAAGCACAAAAGATGCAACACATTAGTtattataaacaataaaatttaaaataaacaccAACAAACTTGGAAACGTAAATAACATAAGAACAAtacaagaaagaaagataaagaAATTTCCCTTCTTGGAAATTTGGTGTTCAAAAATTGAGAGCAATtgacttttctttttgtttctttgattgCTTCATGGGGGTTCCAATCAAGTACTATTAGTCACACCTTTGTTATGTGCACCAGGATTACCACCACCATCCGTTGATATTATGCTGGTGATCGGCAGCTCCTGCATTCCTATTTTCTCCTCCGTCGTTGAAATCATTTCGTCCTTAGCTTTTCCCCAAACGACGCTGTATAGCCCAAAAACGATGAAAACCGCCCCGATTATACTGCATTTACCATATCAAACGACTAATTAACTAACGATTTATCAAAAGATCATTCGTAAAATCATGAATTACATATTATCAACCTTCCGAGATGGATCTTTTCGGCCAAAACTAACGCGCCAAGGAAGGCAGTGATTATCATGCACATGGGACTGAATGACGTCGTAAATACTGGGCCTCGTTCTCTAATCACAATGCTTTGTATGTAATACGCCATTCCCGAACAAACCACTCCCTGATATTAACCATAAAATTTAACTTACTATCACAGAGTACATACACTAGTAATTATTCGTAAATGCTAGAAAACTTACGGAGTAAACAGCTGCGAGCGTGCCCGAGTCCATACCAATTTTCCATGCGCTAAGGTCACGAACCATCACCAGGGAAGCAGCGGTGTTTAAGATCGTCCCCATGCCGCATATCCACATCACTAATGATAGCTCCGCCGGATATTTTTTCAATGTGAATGACTGAAAATTTTACCAAATTTACAGTATTAATGTTTTCTTCAATACCAATGCAAATcttatgtttccaaacataaaataacttcaaaaatctagttttttttttctggacaCTTTGTGGTCAAAATGGGAATGTGACTCAATCCATAGACTCGACCAATAAACcgagtttttttat
The nucleotide sequence above comes from Brassica napus cultivar Da-Ae chromosome A9, Da-Ae, whole genome shotgun sequence. Encoded proteins:
- the LOC106377975 gene encoding uncharacterized protein LOC106377975; the encoded protein is MEVYIDDMLVKSFQEKDHVSHLEECFAHLNSNNMKLNPTKCRFVVASGEFLGYLVTYRGIEANPKQINALVEMASPKNKREVQKLIGRVAALNRFISRSTNKCLPFYNVLRGNKNFEWTEECENAFQQLKRYLASPPVLAKPVEGEPLYPLMEKLACTVVTSAQKLRPYFQSHTIVILTTFPLRTILHSPSQSGRLAKWAVELSEYDIEYRLRTSTKSQVLADFLVELPMGTVTNEEPNSTWLLHVDGSSFKQGSGIGIRLTSPTNEILEQLFRLEFHASNNEAEYKALIAGLRLAHGMKIRNIHAYCDSQLVASHFSGEYEARDKRIDAYLKLVQNLVQDIVCFALTRIPRSENVHADALAALASSSDPGLKRLIPVEFIEHPSIGPQIVVNLIEGQEDEAEEITIQPESEQSDYGCDTPWLQTIRAYITDGKLLTEKRAARKVRTQAARYVTVDVTGRPEERRRCFIPYGVASAQGFVFTQSGSLEKHVATSFSTSSSPFPYKKKAASS